From Deinococcus terrestris, one genomic window encodes:
- a CDS encoding DUF2089 domain-containing protein, producing MSRPLPLPFPDETEAPLVTELRFPTSGVTVRGVFDLNEFATLSPENLEFLRLYIRVRGNLKEVERVLGLSYPTVRARFDTLLRAIGYEPEPADPQSEVLLSLERGEITPDEAARKLRR from the coding sequence ATGTCCAGACCCCTGCCCCTGCCCTTTCCCGACGAGACGGAAGCCCCCCTCGTCACCGAACTGCGTTTCCCGACCAGCGGCGTGACCGTGCGCGGCGTCTTTGACCTCAACGAGTTCGCCACCCTGTCCCCCGAGAATCTGGAGTTTCTGCGGCTGTATATCCGCGTGCGGGGCAACCTCAAGGAAGTCGAACGGGTGCTGGGCCTGAGCTATCCCACCGTTCGCGCCCGCTTCGACACCCTGCTGCGCGCCATCGGCTACGAACCCGAACCCGCCGACCCCCAGAGCGAGGTGCTGCTGAGCCTGGAACGCGGTGAAATCACCCCCGACGAGGCGGCACGGAAGCTGCGGCGCTAA
- a CDS encoding GNAT family N-acetyltransferase has protein sequence MIALGDGYTARPISLDTYRDACARLEDRIFGGGWGYAFGPPAKPPPPLGETFQWGLYHGDDLIGWHHAHQRDERTVYMADTGILPEHQGRGLYTRLLPHLLDAYRDAGYALVTSRHRATNNRVIVPKLRAGFLLQGLNLYEGGLNVALTLSLDPAYREAMHVRSGFRQTSGEAARRLGINMVDSRRADSVPVPSVPLPHTDGPAFDLGRGYMAHPVSNETYRQVYARLEDAAYDTGSFDWAETPRLARPEAPTLAWLLAHGGEVVGWHSARGWDERTVYMSNTALLPAHRGKGLYSRLLPHLLGTFRAAGYTLVRSHHHATNNAVIVPKLRAGFRIQGLEVNHHGLMAVLIHSFDDVYRDYMDVRSGLTRPQGEVARRLGLETAGSSR, from the coding sequence GTGATCGCGCTGGGGGACGGGTACACGGCCCGCCCCATCTCGCTGGACACCTACCGCGACGCCTGCGCCCGGCTGGAAGACCGCATCTTCGGCGGCGGCTGGGGTTACGCTTTCGGCCCGCCCGCCAAGCCCCCGCCGCCCCTGGGCGAGACGTTCCAGTGGGGCCTCTACCACGGAGATGACCTGATCGGCTGGCACCACGCCCACCAGCGGGACGAGCGCACCGTCTACATGGCGGACACGGGAATTCTGCCCGAGCATCAGGGGCGCGGCCTCTACACCCGGCTGCTGCCGCACCTGCTGGACGCCTACCGGGACGCCGGATACGCCCTCGTCACCAGCCGCCACCGGGCGACGAACAACCGGGTGATCGTGCCCAAGCTGCGGGCAGGCTTCCTCCTTCAGGGCCTGAATCTGTACGAGGGCGGGCTGAACGTGGCCCTGACGCTGAGTCTTGACCCGGCCTACCGGGAAGCGATGCACGTCCGCAGCGGCTTCCGGCAGACAAGCGGGGAGGCGGCGAGGCGGCTGGGGATCAACATGGTGGACTCGCGGCGGGCCGACTCGGTCCCTGTGCCGTCCGTCCCGCTGCCGCACACAGACGGGCCAGCCTTCGACCTTGGGCGGGGGTACATGGCGCACCCCGTCTCCAACGAAACCTACCGCCAGGTCTACGCCCGTCTGGAAGACGCCGCCTACGACACCGGAAGTTTCGACTGGGCGGAGACGCCCCGGCTCGCCCGACCAGAGGCCCCGACCCTCGCGTGGCTGCTCGCCCACGGCGGCGAGGTGGTCGGCTGGCATTCGGCCCGTGGCTGGGACGAGCGCACCGTGTACATGAGCAACACGGCCCTGCTGCCCGCCCACCGGGGGAAGGGTCTGTATAGCCGGTTGCTGCCGCACCTGCTGGGCACCTTCCGCGCGGCGGGTTACACGCTGGTCCGCAGCCACCACCACGCCACCAACAACGCGGTCATCGTGCCCAAGCTCCGGGCGGGCTTCCGGATTCAGGGCCTGGAGGTCAACCACCACGGGCTGATGGCGGTCCTGATCCACAGCTTCGACGACGTGTACCGCGACTACATGGACGTTCGCAGCGGACTGACGCGGCCGCAGGGCGAGGTGGCGCGGCGGCTGGGGCTGGAGACGGCAGGGTCGAGCCGCTGA
- a CDS encoding GNAT family N-acetyltransferase, whose protein sequence is MTLPFRVRAATPADAPTLARIHVTSWRETYAGLLPDDFLARMTDEVMRERREATWRQTLLQGQEIVVVGEREGAAVAFTSAGPTRDHPDVDAELYTLYALREAQGLGLGRALLVEAARQLHAQGHCSLALWVLDVNPTRAWYVRQGGREDGVKRVPIPGGELREVRLVWDDLRKLA, encoded by the coding sequence ATGACCCTTCCCTTCCGCGTACGGGCCGCCACCCCCGCCGACGCGCCCACGCTGGCGCGAATTCACGTCACGAGCTGGCGCGAGACCTACGCCGGGCTGCTGCCGGACGACTTCCTGGCCCGGATGACCGATGAGGTCATGCGCGAGCGGCGGGAGGCGACCTGGCGGCAGACCCTCCTGCAGGGTCAGGAGATTGTGGTGGTAGGAGAGCGGGAGGGAGCGGCGGTCGCCTTCACCTCCGCCGGGCCGACGCGCGACCATCCGGACGTGGACGCGGAGCTGTACACCCTCTACGCGCTGAGGGAGGCGCAGGGCCTGGGCCTGGGACGGGCACTGCTGGTAGAGGCGGCCCGGCAGCTCCACGCACAGGGGCACTGCTCTCTTGCCCTGTGGGTGCTGGACGTCAACCCCACGCGGGCGTGGTACGTGCGGCAGGGCGGGCGCGAGGACGGCGTGAAAAGGGTTCCCATTCCCGGCGGCGAATTGCGCGAGGTCCGGCTGGTGTGGGACGACCTGCGGAAGCTCGCGTAA
- a CDS encoding DsbA family oxidoreductase, whose protein sequence is MTASPSGTTEVYVDFLCPYAWRGVELAAVLRQEGQAFRLRHFSLTQGNHPDNAKGTVWWLTDQPLGEGDRFQQASLPAFLSAQAAARQGEEQAWAYTLALYRAHHEHKQPLEEATFVQAARDAGLDLNRWEADRQDESGLRASLRADLADAAEIGVFGTPTFVLPDGSAAYYRFENLTRDPDTARQWWALYGEVLNAGAGIATIKRAKNRPARRS, encoded by the coding sequence ATGACCGCTTCCCCCTCCGGCACCACCGAGGTCTACGTCGATTTCCTGTGCCCCTACGCCTGGCGCGGCGTGGAGCTGGCCGCCGTGCTGCGGCAGGAGGGCCAAGCCTTTCGCCTGCGCCACTTCTCGCTGACCCAGGGCAACCACCCCGACAACGCGAAGGGGACCGTCTGGTGGCTGACCGACCAACCGCTGGGCGAGGGCGACCGCTTTCAGCAGGCGAGCCTCCCCGCCTTCCTCTCCGCGCAGGCTGCCGCCCGCCAGGGGGAGGAGCAGGCGTGGGCCTATACCCTCGCCCTTTACCGCGCCCACCACGAGCACAAGCAGCCGTTGGAGGAGGCCACCTTCGTCCAGGCGGCTCGGGACGCGGGCCTGGACCTGAACCGCTGGGAGGCCGACCGTCAGGACGAGTCCGGCCTGCGGGCCAGCCTGCGCGCCGACCTCGCGGACGCGGCCGAGATCGGCGTGTTCGGCACGCCCACCTTCGTCCTGCCCGACGGGAGCGCCGCCTACTACCGCTTCGAGAACCTGACCCGCGACCCCGATACGGCCCGGCAGTGGTGGGCACTCTACGGCGAGGTGCTGAATGCGGGCGCCGGAATCGCCACCATCAAGCGGGCGAAGAACCGTCCGGCTCGGCGAAGCTGA
- a CDS encoding diguanylate cyclase domain-containing protein encodes MALTVWLWRRPDHFTRISTPGWGAERGGAGEPWSVILFGLDQFKAINNAHGHLMGDRVLRAVAAAARSTLGPGERLGR; translated from the coding sequence GTGGCCCTCACGGTGTGGCTGTGGCGGCGACCGGACCACTTCACCCGGATCTCGACGCCTGGCTGGGGGGCCGAGCGCGGCGGGGCTGGGGAACCCTGGAGCGTGATCCTCTTCGGCCTCGACCAATTCAAGGCGATTAACAATGCCCACGGGCACCTCATGGGCGACCGGGTGCTCCGGGCGGTCGCGGCGGCGGCCCGCTCCACGCTCGGCCCCGGCGAGCGACTCGGGCGCTGA
- a CDS encoding flavin reductase family protein yields the protein MTPEAPTPETRHFDFAALSAPERYKLLTAVVVPRPIAWVSTLGPGGEVNLAPYSFFGLMGSDPGVVAFAPGDRPDGTPKDTALNIGSGGEFTVNLVGAALAEAMNETATDFPHGMGEARAVGLNLAPGVRVAVPRVAASPAALECREVQTVTVGRTRIVLGEVLGLHLAAGALENPERLYVDTAALDLIGRMGGRGTYTHTRDTFQMDRMTYTQWRAGRGEGED from the coding sequence ATGACCCCCGAGGCCCCGACGCCCGAGACCCGGCACTTTGACTTCGCCGCCCTCTCCGCCCCCGAGCGCTACAAGCTGCTCACCGCCGTCGTGGTGCCCCGGCCCATCGCCTGGGTGAGCACCCTGGGGCCGGGCGGCGAGGTCAATCTCGCGCCCTATTCCTTTTTCGGCCTGATGGGATCGGACCCCGGCGTGGTGGCTTTCGCCCCCGGCGACCGCCCGGACGGGACGCCCAAGGACACGGCGCTCAACATCGGCTCCGGCGGCGAGTTCACGGTCAACTTGGTGGGCGCGGCGCTGGCGGAGGCCATGAACGAGACGGCGACCGACTTTCCGCACGGCATGGGTGAGGCGCGGGCAGTGGGCTTAAATCTCGCGCCCGGCGTGCGGGTAGCGGTGCCGCGTGTGGCCGCGAGTCCCGCCGCGCTGGAATGCCGCGAGGTCCAGACGGTGACGGTGGGCCGCACCCGCATCGTGCTGGGGGAAGTGCTGGGGCTGCATCTGGCGGCCGGGGCGCTGGAAAATCCCGAGCGGCTGTACGTGGACACGGCGGCGCTGGACCTGATCGGGCGAATGGGCGGGCGCGGCACCTACACGCACACGCGAGACACCTTCCAGATGGACCGGATGACCTACACCCAATGGCGGGCGGGGCGGGGCGAGGGGGAGGACTGA
- a CDS encoding DUF4097 family beta strand repeat-containing protein, whose product MNEQANEGFRAQVERLVAEGKLTPEEGQELLGEPEGMAVEDAPENMAAHYTASGEDTPPDLHLDVSGFTLRVVLDSGVVSPQLHASEDGRLLLEARPDGWRVARRPGQEHIGWSSVSAVLSLPFAPRHVRARVSGGNVTLPDLGGELVAQVSGGNVRAGRAASLQAEVSGGNLTAAELSGPTQVSVNGGNLSLEGARTLNATVNGGHLKWAGCLTGGEHRAEVNGGSATLRLLPGSSVTVEADVTVGSFKADFPTERRGSFMTMQHTGRLGAGEAHLSCRATAGQIKVVTA is encoded by the coding sequence ATGAATGAGCAGGCGAACGAAGGATTTCGCGCACAGGTGGAGCGTCTGGTGGCCGAGGGCAAACTCACCCCCGAGGAAGGGCAGGAACTGCTGGGGGAACCGGAGGGAATGGCAGTCGAGGACGCGCCGGAGAACATGGCCGCGCATTACACGGCGTCCGGCGAAGACACGCCGCCCGACCTGCACCTGGACGTAAGCGGGTTTACCCTGCGCGTCGTTCTGGATTCAGGGGTGGTGAGCCCGCAGTTGCACGCCAGCGAGGACGGCAGACTGCTGCTGGAAGCCCGGCCGGACGGCTGGCGGGTGGCGCGGCGGCCGGGGCAGGAGCACATCGGCTGGAGTTCGGTCAGCGCGGTGCTGAGCCTGCCCTTTGCCCCCCGGCATGTGCGGGCGCGGGTCAGCGGCGGCAACGTGACCCTGCCCGACCTCGGCGGCGAACTCGTCGCGCAGGTCAGCGGCGGCAATGTCCGGGCGGGCCGTGCGGCCAGCTTGCAGGCCGAGGTCAGCGGCGGGAACCTCACGGCGGCCGAGCTGAGCGGCCCCACCCAGGTCAGCGTGAATGGCGGCAACCTCTCACTGGAGGGCGCCCGCACCCTGAATGCCACCGTCAACGGAGGCCACCTGAAATGGGCCGGATGCCTGACGGGAGGCGAGCACCGGGCCGAGGTCAACGGGGGAAGTGCCACCCTGCGCCTGCTGCCGGGCAGCAGCGTGACCGTGGAGGCGGACGTGACCGTGGGCAGCTTCAAGGCCGATTTCCCGACCGAGCGCCGGGGCAGCTTCATGACCATGCAGCACACCGGGCGGCTCGGCGCGGGCGAGGCCCACCTCTCCTGCCGGGCGACGGCGGGGCAGATCAAGGTGGTGACCGCATGA
- a CDS encoding putative immunity protein, whose protein sequence is MSPFPADPAHRALALAAADEAEQVLPLFEAACPTDSRPREAIEAARAWARGEITVPVARAAAFAAHAAAREGPGEAAKAAARAAGHAAATAHVPAHAPHAAAYARRAAELSAAASVPPRRG, encoded by the coding sequence ATGTCCCCGTTCCCCGCCGACCCCGCCCACCGCGCCCTCGCCCTGGCCGCCGCCGACGAGGCCGAGCAGGTCTTGCCGCTGTTCGAGGCCGCCTGTCCGACCGACTCCCGGCCCCGTGAGGCGATTGAGGCGGCGCGGGCCTGGGCACGGGGGGAGATCACGGTGCCAGTGGCGCGGGCGGCCGCCTTTGCCGCTCATGCGGCGGCGCGGGAAGGGCCGGGCGAGGCCGCGAAAGCCGCTGCCCGCGCCGCCGGGCACGCCGCCGCCACCGCCCACGTCCCCGCCCACGCCCCGCACGCGGCGGCCTACGCGCGAAGGGCAGCGGAGCTTAGCGCCGCAGCTTCCGTGCCGCCTCGTCGGGGGTGA
- a CDS encoding agmatine deiminase family protein, giving the protein MQHFSPESPTPRERGFVMPPEWAEHAATWMSWPADDDLWFGHLAGVRGDYAELVRTIARFEPVHLLVRDEESEADARGRLMGADVTYHRIPLDDSWIRDSGPIFVRDGRGRVSLVNWRFNAWGGKFEWENDDRIPEHVAAHLGLPHWDRPEVLEGGGIEVNGAGVGLTTRSCLLTDTRNPGLTEADYAALLRDTLGIERLLWLDGGLENDHTDGHIDTITRFVDERTIVTSVAEDETDPNFAVMAKNLAELREMTDPNGERFRIVELPLPATRLEGAEGRLPPTYANFYIGNGFVVVPLYGDPNDERALEVLRPLFLDREVIGLQSRAIIEGGGSFHCLTQQQPAGTLWQGE; this is encoded by the coding sequence ATGCAGCACTTCTCCCCCGAAAGCCCCACCCCGCGCGAGCGGGGCTTTGTCATGCCGCCCGAGTGGGCCGAACACGCCGCGACCTGGATGAGCTGGCCCGCCGACGACGACCTCTGGTTCGGGCACCTCGCCGGGGTGCGGGGCGATTACGCCGAGCTGGTGCGGACGATTGCCCGCTTCGAACCCGTGCATCTGCTGGTCCGCGACGAGGAGAGCGAGGCGGACGCGCGGGGGCGGCTGATGGGCGCGGACGTGACCTACCACCGGATTCCCCTCGACGACTCGTGGATTCGGGATAGCGGCCCGATCTTCGTGCGGGACGGGCGGGGGCGCGTCTCGCTGGTGAACTGGCGCTTCAATGCCTGGGGCGGCAAGTTCGAGTGGGAGAACGACGACCGCATCCCCGAACACGTCGCCGCCCACCTGGGGCTTCCCCACTGGGACCGCCCGGAAGTGCTGGAAGGCGGCGGCATCGAGGTCAACGGGGCGGGCGTGGGCCTGACCACCCGCTCGTGCCTCCTCACCGACACCCGCAATCCTGGCCTGACGGAAGCCGACTACGCGGCGCTCTTGCGGGACACGCTGGGCATCGAGCGGCTGCTGTGGCTGGACGGCGGCCTGGAGAACGACCACACCGACGGGCACATCGACACCATCACCCGCTTCGTGGACGAGCGGACCATCGTGACGAGCGTGGCGGAGGACGAGACGGACCCCAACTTTGCCGTCATGGCGAAGAATCTGGCCGAGCTGCGGGAGATGACCGACCCCAACGGCGAACGCTTCCGCATCGTGGAACTGCCCTTGCCTGCCACCCGGCTGGAGGGGGCGGAAGGCCGCCTGCCACCCACCTACGCGAACTTCTACATCGGCAACGGCTTCGTGGTCGTGCCGCTGTACGGCGACCCCAACGACGAGCGGGCGCTGGAGGTGCTGCGGCCCCTCTTCCTGGACCGGGAGGTGATTGGCCTCCAGAGCCGCGCCATCATCGAGGGCGGCGGCTCCTTCCACTGCCTGACCCAGCAGCAGCCCGCCGGGACGCTGTGGCAGGGGGAGTGA
- the xseB gene encoding exodeoxyribonuclease VII small subunit, producing MPGDPLTYREAYARLSRIAAELETGEADLDRVLPLLEEARTAYAACRERIAAVEAALAGDWGEEVGAADEDEADPAPEPDDDPF from the coding sequence GTGCCAGGCGACCCCCTCACCTACCGCGAGGCCTACGCGCGGCTCTCACGCATCGCCGCCGAATTGGAGACGGGCGAGGCCGACCTCGACCGGGTGCTGCCCCTGCTGGAGGAGGCCCGCACCGCCTATGCCGCCTGCCGGGAGCGCATCGCGGCGGTCGAGGCGGCCCTGGCGGGCGACTGGGGCGAGGAGGTGGGAGCCGCAGACGAGGACGAGGCGGACCCGGCCCCCGAGCCCGACGACGACCCTTTCTGA
- a CDS encoding SHOCT-like domain-containing protein, which yields MREKVRRILDLVRAGKLTLEDAAPLLAALSPRLAMTDADRELIASLLSRGELDSGQVAEHLLLLRGVKDTPQPPQPPRPPQFSGNWVWDGRGRRGPGPVNIPVNMEGIMDSVGSVLERVGEVVDATHGHGPAHRPSPSATPRILRIEVESSEGDSYNANLPVSLAPHLGKLIPRHGIEALERAGFTLEALHLLLESGPPPGNLISAEDSEGNSVSITLK from the coding sequence ATGAGGGAAAAAGTCCGGCGCATTCTCGACCTCGTGCGGGCGGGCAAGCTCACGCTGGAGGACGCCGCCCCGCTGCTGGCCGCCCTCAGCCCCCGGCTGGCGATGACCGACGCCGACCGCGAACTGATCGCTTCGCTGCTCTCGCGCGGCGAACTCGACAGCGGGCAGGTGGCCGAACACCTGCTGCTGCTGCGCGGCGTGAAGGACACCCCCCAACCGCCGCAGCCGCCCCGCCCGCCGCAGTTCTCCGGCAACTGGGTGTGGGACGGGCGCGGACGCCGTGGCCCCGGCCCGGTGAACATTCCCGTGAACATGGAGGGCATCATGGACAGCGTGGGTTCCGTGCTGGAGCGGGTGGGCGAGGTCGTGGACGCGACCCACGGCCACGGCCCGGCGCACCGTCCGTCCCCTTCCGCCACGCCGCGCATCCTGCGGATCGAGGTGGAGTCCAGCGAGGGCGACAGCTACAACGCGAACCTCCCGGTCAGCCTCGCGCCCCACCTGGGCAAGCTGATTCCCCGCCACGGCATCGAGGCGCTGGAACGGGCTGGCTTCACCCTGGAGGCCCTGCACCTCCTGCTGGAATCTGGTCCCCCGCCCGGCAACCTGATCAGCGCCGAGGACAGCGAGGGCAACAGCGTCAGCATCACCCTGAAGTAA
- the aguB gene encoding N-carbamoylputrescine amidase, translating into MTRTPETVNLAVVQMHMTSQLEDNLARAEAHVRDAARQGANVVLLPELFENLYFCQVEREDYFGLAHPLDDHPFVGRFQNLAQELGVVLPLSYFERAGQAHYNSLVCIDADGAILGNYRKTHIPDGPGYEEKYYFNPGETGFKVWPTRFGRVGVGICWDQWYPETARAMMLMGADFLLYPTAIGSEPAEVETPNNHQMWQRAMVGHAVSNSAYVGSSNRIGTEQVGDLEQTYYGHSFISDYTGEIVAEFGETQEGPLLHTLDLAEARKFRAGMGFFRDRRPELYGVLMTTDGVTKRG; encoded by the coding sequence ATGACCCGCACCCCCGAGACCGTCAATCTGGCCGTCGTGCAGATGCACATGACCAGCCAGCTTGAAGACAACCTCGCCCGCGCCGAAGCCCATGTGCGGGACGCCGCCCGGCAGGGGGCCAACGTCGTGCTGCTGCCCGAGCTGTTCGAGAATCTCTACTTCTGTCAGGTCGAGCGCGAGGATTATTTCGGACTGGCGCACCCGCTGGACGACCATCCCTTCGTGGGCCGCTTTCAGAATCTGGCGCAGGAACTCGGGGTGGTCCTGCCCCTGTCGTACTTCGAGCGGGCGGGGCAGGCGCACTACAACTCGCTGGTGTGCATTGACGCCGACGGCGCCATCCTCGGTAACTACCGCAAGACGCATATCCCCGACGGCCCCGGCTACGAGGAGAAGTATTACTTCAATCCCGGCGAGACGGGCTTCAAGGTCTGGCCGACCCGCTTCGGGCGCGTGGGCGTGGGCATCTGCTGGGACCAGTGGTACCCCGAAACCGCCCGCGCGATGATGCTGATGGGCGCGGACTTCCTGCTCTACCCCACCGCCATCGGCAGTGAACCCGCCGAGGTCGAGACGCCCAACAACCACCAGATGTGGCAGCGGGCGATGGTCGGGCACGCGGTGAGCAACTCGGCCTACGTGGGGTCGAGCAACCGCATCGGCACCGAGCAGGTCGGGGACCTGGAACAGACCTACTACGGGCACTCCTTCATCTCGGATTACACGGGCGAGATCGTGGCCGAGTTCGGGGAAACCCAGGAAGGGCCGCTGCTGCACACCCTCGACCTCGCGGAAGCCCGCAAGTTCCGCGCCGGAATGGGCTTTTTCCGCGACCGCCGCCCGGAACTGTACGGCGTGCTGATGACGACCGACGGGGTGACCAAGCGGGGCTGA
- a CDS encoding lysophospholipid acyltransferase family protein has translation MSDARRAAPDAAGAAPRVNPLVYRAVVFVMGLPLRLRGERVEVQGREYVPPPGTPLIVAANHRSALDPFIIAASLPPGRFLQFMAKKELFVPVIGHIIRAGGSFPVDRSTNDLGAVRTSLRILQAGGTLGIFPEGTRGGGELHGGVALLALKGKAPILPVGLRREGKRWLVRFGPTLPPTGGIKALTAEVGDRLAELAGEPLPS, from the coding sequence ATGAGTGACGCCCGCCGCGCTGCCCCCGACGCCGCCGGAGCGGCCCCCCGCGTGAATCCTCTGGTGTACCGCGCCGTCGTCTTCGTGATGGGCCTGCCGCTGCGCTTGCGGGGCGAGCGGGTGGAGGTGCAGGGCCGCGAATACGTGCCGCCCCCCGGCACCCCCCTGATCGTGGCGGCGAACCACCGCTCGGCGCTGGACCCCTTCATCATTGCGGCCAGCCTGCCGCCGGGCCGATTCCTGCAATTCATGGCGAAAAAGGAATTGTTCGTGCCGGTGATCGGCCACATTATCCGCGCCGGGGGGTCCTTTCCGGTGGACCGCAGCACCAACGACCTCGGGGCGGTGCGGACCAGCCTCCGCATCCTACAAGCGGGGGGCACGCTGGGCATCTTCCCGGAGGGCACACGCGGCGGCGGCGAGTTGCACGGCGGGGTCGCGCTGCTGGCACTCAAGGGCAAGGCCCCCATCCTCCCCGTCGGCTTGAGGCGCGAGGGCAAGCGCTGGCTCGTGCGCTTCGGCCCCACCCTGCCGCCCACCGGGGGCATCAAGGCGCTGACGGCCGAGGTGGGCGACCGCCTCGCGGAACTCGCCGGGGAGCCGCTGCCGAGCTAG
- a CDS encoding ribonuclease R family protein — protein sequence MTSPSPALPDLTPAQRTEVELLARGKAEKSRTLRDLSQPETPEAAHTLLLRLGVWDETRTPYADRLGAALQDVALPVPDFASEPRLDLTHLPSFAIDDEGNRDPDDAVGLEDLGGGLTRLWVHVADVAALVPADSPLDQEARARGATLYLPDRTVGMLPDAVVERAGLGLHETSPALSISLDLDADGNADAVDVHLTTVRVTRLTYTQSQERLEAGEEPFVSLARLARASRELREGEGALSIDLPEVRVKADEHGAAVLPLPKPEMRSVVQECMTLAGWGAAIYADDHGLALPFATQDAPTREVRGDTLPAQWARRKTLGRTRFQPAPGPHHGMGLDLYAQATSPMRRYLDLVVHQQLRAHLTGGEALNGKAVAGRVAQAGMNADATRQAERLSRKHHTLRFIAAQPEREWDAVVVDRRGPQATLLIPDLAFDVPTSTPAAPGTALKVRLEGVNLPLLSVRARVVG from the coding sequence ATGACCAGCCCTTCCCCTGCCTTGCCGGACCTCACGCCTGCCCAGCGGACGGAGGTGGAGTTGCTCGCGCGGGGCAAGGCGGAAAAGAGCCGGACCCTGCGCGACCTCTCACAGCCGGAAACGCCGGAAGCCGCCCACACGCTGCTGCTGCGGCTGGGGGTGTGGGACGAGACGCGGACGCCCTACGCTGACCGCCTGGGCGCGGCGCTGCAAGACGTGGCGCTGCCCGTGCCCGACTTCGCCTCGGAACCCCGGCTGGACCTGACTCACCTGCCCTCCTTTGCCATCGACGACGAGGGCAACCGCGACCCTGACGACGCGGTGGGCCTGGAGGACCTTGGCGGGGGGCTGACCCGGCTGTGGGTCCATGTGGCGGACGTGGCCGCGCTCGTCCCGGCGGACAGCCCGCTCGACCAGGAAGCGCGGGCGCGGGGCGCCACCCTCTACCTGCCTGACCGCACGGTGGGGATGCTGCCCGACGCGGTGGTCGAGCGGGCGGGCCTGGGGCTGCACGAGACCTCGCCCGCCCTGTCCATCTCGCTGGACCTCGACGCCGATGGAAACGCCGACGCGGTGGACGTGCACCTGACCACCGTGAGGGTCACGCGGCTGACCTACACCCAGTCCCAGGAGCGGCTGGAGGCGGGTGAGGAACCGTTCGTGTCGTTGGCCCGCCTCGCCCGCGCGAGCCGCGAGTTACGTGAGGGAGAGGGGGCACTCTCCATTGACCTGCCGGAAGTCCGGGTCAAGGCCGACGAACACGGCGCGGCCGTCCTGCCGCTGCCCAAGCCGGAGATGCGCTCCGTGGTGCAGGAGTGCATGACGCTGGCGGGGTGGGGGGCGGCCATTTACGCTGACGACCACGGCCTCGCGCTCCCCTTTGCCACCCAGGACGCCCCCACGCGGGAGGTGCGCGGCGACACCCTGCCTGCCCAGTGGGCGCGGCGCAAGACGCTGGGCCGCACCCGCTTTCAGCCTGCGCCGGGGCCGCACCACGGCATGGGCCTGGATCTCTACGCGCAGGCGACCAGCCCGATGCGGCGCTACCTCGACCTGGTGGTGCACCAGCAACTGCGGGCACACCTCACCGGGGGCGAGGCCCTGAACGGCAAGGCGGTCGCGGGCCGGGTCGCGCAGGCGGGTATGAACGCCGACGCCACCCGGCAGGCCGAGCGCCTCAGCCGCAAGCACCACACCCTACGCTTCATCGCCGCGCAGCCGGAGCGCGAGTGGGACGCCGTGGTCGTGGACCGCCGGGGACCGCAGGCCACGCTGCTGATTCCCGACCTCGCCTTTGACGTACCGACCAGCACCCCCGCTGCACCCGGCACGGCGCTCAAGGTGCGGCTGGAAGGCGTGAACCTGCCCCTGCTGAGCGTGCGGGCGCGGGTGGTGGGATAG